The Archangium primigenium genomic interval CGCTCGAGGATGTGCCAGCCCTGACGCGCCGCCAGCTCGAAGAGCGCATTGGCCAGCAGGCAGATGCCGCCGCCGAGCGAGGGCGTGAGGCACCCGCCGCGCAAGGACAGGCCGTGCTGGAAGCCCGCGTGCGCCGAGAGCCGCCCGAGCACCCGCCAGAAGGACACGGGCCGCTCGGGGGTCACCCACAGCCCGTCGAAGGCGGGCGCCGCGAGCCGCACGTTGTGCTGCTTGCCGGCCTCCAGCCTCGGGTCCGCCTCGGGATCCGCCCGCGCCAGGTCCACGCGGTGGACGGCCTGGAGGACGGACAACCCCTGGGAGGGCGCGAGCCGGGGCGCGGGCCAGCGCTCGGGCGTGGCCGTCCAGCGTGCCAGCCGCTGGGCCTGGAGCACGAGCTGCTTGCCGCGCCGCCACCACAACGCCGGAGCGGACAGGTCGGAGAGACGGGGGGCCGGAGGGCGCATGAGATGGGGATGATGCAACGTTTCCCTGGCGCTCGTCCCGGGGGGCCGGGTAGACGGGGCGCCTTTCCCCTCCCCGGAGACACGGACGCCATGGCGAAGATCACCTTGAAGGGCAACCCCATCCACACCCAGGGCGAGCTGCCCGCCGTGGGCAGCACGGCGCCGGACGCCACGCTCACGGGCACGGACCTGGCGGACAAGAAGCTCTCGTCCATTCCGGGCAAGCGCGTGCTCAACATCTTCCCCAGCATCGACACCGGGGTGTGCGCCGCGTCGGTGCGCGAGTTCAACCAGCGCGCCACCCAGACGCCGGGCGTCACCGTGCTCAACATCTCCATGGATCTGCCCTTCGCGCTCAAGCGCTTCTGCGGCGCCGAGGACATCGAGAAGGCGCAGAGCTTCTCGGGCTTCCGGGGAGACTTCGGCCAGCAGTTCGGCGTCACCATCCAGGACGGGGGCCTGGCGGGCCTGTACGCGCGCGCCATCGTCGTGCTGGACGAGGGCGGCAAGGTGCTGCACACCGAGCAGGTGCCGGAGATCGCCCAGGAGCCCAACTACGACGCGGCGCTCGCGAAGCTGTAGCCCGCGCGGGGCCTCACGGCGCGGCGCGTTTGACGCGCGCGCGCTGGAGGGCCTCGAAGCGCGCCCGATCCTTCGGGGGCGTGGTGGCCACGAGCCCCTCGAGCAGTCGCTGGGAGCTCTGGAAGATCTCCTCCACGGCGCGCTCGAAGGCCTCGGTGTTCTTCTGGGAGGGCTTGCGCGTGCCGGCGATCTTCCGGACGAACTGGAGCGCCGCGGCGCGCACGTCCTCCTTGGTGGCGGGGGGCGCGAAGTTGAACAGGGGCTTGATGCTTCGGCACATGCCCCCGAGCCTACCCCACCCCGCGCTCAGTAGCCCTGGGCGGTCGGCCGCACCACGAGCTCGTTGACGTCCACGTCCGCCGGCTGATCGATGGCGAAGGCGATGGCCCGGGCGATGGCCTCGGCCGGGAGCAGATCCTTGCGGTACTGCTCGATCGCCAGGCGCCGCAGCTCGGGATCCGAGATGGACAGGGCCAGCTCGCTCTCGGTGGCGCCCGGGGCCACGAGCGTCACGCGGATGGAGCCGCCCACCTCCTGGCGCAGGCCCTCGGAGATGGCGCGCACGGCGAACTTGGTGCCCGAGTACACGGCGGCGGTGGGCACCACGACGCGGTCGGCCACCGAGGTGACGTGGATGAACTGCCCCGAGCCCTGGCGCTGGAACCCGGGCAGCGCGGCGGC includes:
- a CDS encoding VanW family protein encodes the protein MRPPAPRLSDLSAPALWWRRGKQLVLQAQRLARWTATPERWPAPRLAPSQGLSVLQAVHRVDLARADPEADPRLEAGKQHNVRLAAPAFDGLWVTPERPVSFWRVLGRLSAHAGFQHGLSLRGGCLTPSLGGGICLLANALFELAARQGWHILERSGHTLEAVPPAPGVLWGLDATVAWPYVDLVVAPREGPVRLGARVVDGQLRLSLHGEAPPRTRSRLWAEDDTRVETAEGPVRSNRIVRAVEDVATGRLLETGTIAENRRRLLDAAARQRTCLSCGETACHARVEVPAHEGRGP
- the tpx gene encoding thiol peroxidase — its product is MAKITLKGNPIHTQGELPAVGSTAPDATLTGTDLADKKLSSIPGKRVLNIFPSIDTGVCAASVREFNQRATQTPGVTVLNISMDLPFALKRFCGAEDIEKAQSFSGFRGDFGQQFGVTIQDGGLAGLYARAIVVLDEGGKVLHTEQVPEIAQEPNYDAALAKL
- a CDS encoding DUF2277 domain-containing protein translates to MCRSIKPLFNFAPPATKEDVRAAALQFVRKIAGTRKPSQKNTEAFERAVEEIFQSSQRLLEGLVATTPPKDRARFEALQRARVKRAAP
- a CDS encoding SDR family oxidoreductase, with the protein product MRMEDKVVAITGASSGIGEATARVLAARGAKVVIGARRTERLAALASELEGKGGRVAFRALDVTRREDVRAFVDFAGERFGRLDVLVSNAGLMPLSPIAQLKVDEWERMVDVNLKGVLFGIAAALPGFQRQGSGQFIHVTSVADRVVVPTAAVYSGTKFAVRAISEGLRQEVGGSIRVTLVAPGATESELALSISDPELRRLAIEQYRKDLLPAEAIARAIAFAIDQPADVDVNELVVRPTAQGY